The region AAGAACGATGTTGTAACTAACGGCCAAAATGGAAGAGCAAAGTGTTCACAGCAGTATCAGTGATATAAATAGTGAAGAGGCAGTTAGAAGCGAGCGTAAGTTCACTAATATTTTCATCTTTACTATTATATTTAGCTATTGATCTACATTGTTAATTGTTGCATATACCATAGGCACCTGTATGGACTAACCCTACCTCACTCTTTATCAAAACTCACGCGACAATGCTTGTGTCTTATATCTGTCACTCATTCTGATCCATAGATAAATCGACGTATTATATCCGCTACTTCTCTTATACACTTTTATATTGTGTTTTGAATTTTACGCGGGATGAATGTCAACGGTTTCTTATAAAATTGGCCTTGACTTATTCTCCAAAATTACGTCAGAAATTTGGTAGTCCGAAATGTCTTTATGAGCTTCCCTACAGTTCGTTATATACTTGTTTTGAATTTAATTATCTTTCATATTTATCTTCGTGTCATTTTAAGGTTAAAATCATCTCCTGTCATCTAagatacattatttattatacattacatcTCACGAatgattttcattatttactAATAGAATATATAGATACGTATTTGAAAGcaatatcatttaaaaatattttaattaaacttatgTTATCAGTCAGTAATTGTTTGTTAAATAaatgaagaatttaatttttacatattaaatattattttcattgtttactagcacaattatttatattttacttattcTACAAAAACTTTAGTTATATTcacttcatttttaatattttttattattaattatatggataaataataaataactaaataaaattctcttatatttcacgtttattatttaataatagaattatttgaaacatttttcaaaatgaaatcATCAAAAGTATTTCAGTACAACTTTTCCAAGTATTTGTTCTGTACCAGTAGCTTATAGATATAGGACAAATATTTACACTGCATTTTCTAGTCATATTTCTTGTTTAGTATAGGATTAGtcattatttacatattattatttgtgGTTCAATTGTAATACAACAATATAAGATATTAGGGGTTGGTACCTGTGGTATATGAAATGAGATTAGGCATGAGACAATAGGGGTTTATTGCACCCTTTGCCTGTAGGTACAAAGATCATTAACATTTATTGCCTTTTCTGTGTATGTATTGTATTTATGATTTGTATACTCATAAATTTAGTTATTTCTAGCTATAATTACTGTGTTTGGACTTTAGGTATTTAAACAGTTttagataatgaaatttttgtcaaattataaacaaataaataataataatcaataatatcatattaataatttaaatttcataaaaataattacttttttcttagttttttaaatttgaattactTTATTCATAATACATTTtgtaacagaaaataaatttataattaaatttataaataaattttttaaatttaaattattgattttgttatgtaaatgatgaaatatttctaaaatattaaacctTGACTCAAAATGTTATTGTtatggtaataataaatatagtaataaatgttattgttattgttatttaatttcattaaattttactaATGATAGCtggaaatttgtttaaatttcagCTCTGATTATACCACGTAAGAAAAGGATATGCTTGATTGGTGCAGCTGGCGATGATCCTGCACTTGGTGCTGCTGCTCAGCAGTTTAGCGTACCTGTTCTCAAATCTGAAACTGGTTTAGAACATGTAGAAGATACATCATATTGTACTTACTTTATATTAAAGAAGTTCGAGGGACCTGAATATGATGCTCTTCATAAAAGTGCACATAGGTTTgtcatatttaatttcatataatttgtaACATGTTGAAACATAATCAAAAGAATCTGACTTTTGGTTGGTTTAATTTAACACGTTGTAGAATATTGGGACCAACAGCACTTCTGCAGTTGGCAGAAAAAAAGGACTCATTACCTAGTATTACTAGACCAATGTATACACAAGCCATGGTAGGCACAGTAGTAGTGTTTACTGGATTTAGGAAAAAGGATGAATTGGTTAGTTTTATcttattaattgatataatGTAGGTTATCACCTACATATtatgataatagaaatattatgatgttaatttttaatatcatagaCCAAGTTGATTAATATGATTCACAATATGGGTGGAAGTATTAGGAAAGAAATGGGTGCAAAAGTGACGCATCTCATTGCTAATTGTTGTGGTGGAGATAAGTATAGATATGCTGTTACATTTCGGGTCCCTATTATGTCCATGGAGTGGGTGACAGCATTATGGAATGCCAAAGACGATATTTCCAGTTATGGAAATAATGAAGAACtggtaataattatattaataactatattcaaatattttactgtTCAATTCTTACTATCTATTTTTGCCAATAACGATGgtacatttaatatatataacatttaatatacaatataattatttttgtgCAGATTACAACTTATAAGCTAAAACCATTTTTTGGTGCAAAAGTATGTTTCTTTGGTTTTCCTGATGAAGAGAAACGTCATATGTGTGAGGTTTTACAACAACAAGGAGGTGAATCTACAGAAATTGATGATCCAAATTGCACACATGTGGTAAGtttatacaatacaatattttgcatattttataaagtaaaaaatatgtaaaacaaacATATGTAATACATCCTTTAGGTAACAGATTTAGGAAGTCATCAGTACAAGAATTCAAACAATACTTTTGACACGCTGCCATATACTAAAAATCCTAATCATATTTCATATCcttatttaaaaacaaaaccgttttccttctctttttataATCCATACACTAATACCATTCCTAACACAAAACTGATAAATTCTTCACATACTTTCcattttaataatacaaatttaaccAAAAAACTGAGTACAAGACGCTTTTCACATTGTTTCTGTTCTAATGTTCCTCAACATTTtgaatttcaagaaaataagTGTGCTTATTCtatattaaatgatattagTCAGGATTCAGCAATTTGTATGGATGATAATTTATATGATTATCCAAGTTTATCAGATGAATCTTTTATGTCTGAGTTTTCTATAGGACGAGCTGATTCTGGTGTTAGTATGTCTAATGTAATACAAACAAATGACGTTAATGCATTACAAGAAAGCAATTTTCCTGTTACATCTACTATGTTGGATATGcattctatatctttatctACATCATCTTCATTTCTATGTAATGATAAAAGAATTAAGAACAATATGTTTAATGCTTTTTCGAATTATAACACTGGTAATAAAAACGTGTGCACTCAACAAgggttatataattttaactcTTCTACATTATGTAAAAAGAAGGTTACTCAACATGTAAACAAGCAGTATTCTGCTAGAAAAACTAATTTGTTACAGTTTTGTAAGAATACGCAGTGTGCCcgaaattcctttttttttaacagaAAAATTATATCTCCTAAACGGTATATCAAGTGGCGAAAAGCTAAATCTTGTATTACaattcataaaatttgttctctggaaaaatttaaattaaaaagaatgcaTTCTCATCCTAATTTATTAAGACAACATGATTTAGAACTTAATGATTCTCTTTTGTATGATTCATCTATACCAATGACAAAAAACAAGGGTTTTTTGAGTACATGTAAACTGAACTCTTCTATTTTGTCAAAACTTAgtcatttaaatttttctcCAATGCTTAAACAGCATGTGGTTATTAATCCATGCAAGCAAATTCCAGAAATTTATCAAAAGCAAAAATATACTCCTTTACCTAGTCCCCTGCCCATCCCTGCTAAGGTAGCAAAATTATCAACTTCTGAATATGGCTCAAGAAGTTCTTTTGCATCAGATGAAAGTTATTTAAATATGTCTTCTAAAAGTTGCATTCTGAAAGATGATCATATAAAATTGGACAAACAGAAGGACAAGCCATTATCTTtggtacttttatttttttaatgggtattatgttaaattatgaaataactTACTTCACTAAATTACAAGTTGTAGACAAGTAGGGATGAGGTTATTAGGGTATTTTAACACTAAATAAGAACTTATAATTAGCAAGAatagaaattgttaattttagagaaattatttatgaatgttTTGTTATACATAATACTAGGATGTAGTAATTTAAGTATAGAAAATTGCTATTTTTGTGTTGTTTTTGTGATGTATTAGAGTGTGTTCCTTTAATCTGCAGTAATAACGAATTGCATAATTAATGTTTCGTTCTTTATAAATGTTTAACAATTTATATAGTACAtgtttttgttatattataaaagaaataaatagaatttgtGTATTATATGTTTCAATATACGTTATTTGTTTGTATTAATTAGGCatggtaaatatataaatatggatTAGAATTATAGTAAGTTACTATCATTTTAGGTTGTAGATGAATCAAACGTAAATGCATTACCAGATTTAGCTTCTGTGAGAGCACATATCGTGAAAGCAGAGTGGTTTTGGACGTCTGTGCAGAATGAGGGTGCAGCTGACGAAAAGGAATATTTATTTGAAGATGTAAGTTTATTAAAATGTCTTATATATTTCTCAttctcaattatttattttacatttagtaTTTGGAATCCGTTCTATCACCAACTGTATCAGTTAGACGTGATAGTCAACAAGCTGCTACTCCAAGTACAGCATCTACAAGACGAAAACGCAAACGCTTAGCAGAAACTTTATCTAGTCTGGTTCAAAATGGTGCAGATTCTCCAGCATTGCATAAGAGACGATCCAGCATCAGTGATGCAGGACATTTAAGTGTTAGTGGAAGCTTTCTTGATTGTACAACGAGTCCGGACAAACCATTACTTGATGGTTAGTTGTTTATAAAACATAATTATAGATTTGATAGATGTAGTTTAAAAATATCCTACAACtaacaattacaaatattttaatatttttttaacagtCCTACTAAGTACATCTTCCCTTCCTTTGTGGTTCATTTCTTTTGttaaataaagtattatatttttatatttcatttaacacGATTATACTAAcaatatacataatttaaattCCCCAtgttttactttaaatattgataatagCTAATATGAACCATATGAAGGGgaagataatataaatttgaattgttAATAACTGCCAGATATTCCAGAAGTGGAAGCTGTTAATACAGACACCTCTAGAAAAAATTTATCTCCGCGTCATCAAGTTTTCTTAGAATTAGTACAAACAGAATCTAATTATGTTGGTATTCTCAGTACAATTATGACGGTAAGATCTgtcttattatatattatgctgaaacaaacaataaattaacattatacatgtaatattacatatttataatattatttatgtttctaGCTGTTTAAATCTCCACTAGAAGATCTTATAGATACAACTGGCGAGTTATTAAATTGCACAGAAGCTAAAattatatttggaaattttccaCCTATTTATGAAGTtcataaaaaaatgttagaagAACTGAGATACAGCACTACTCATTGGATGGAGGACAATAGTATAGGTAATATATTTCTGAAGTTCGCACCTGACCTAGTCAAGGCGTATCCACCGTATGTCAACTTCTTCGAAAATACAAAGGAAATGCTCGATCAATGTGATCAAAACAAACCACGATTTCATGCTTTTCTGAAGGTTTGTCAGACGAAACCTGAATGTGGCAGACAAAGTTTAAAGGAACTGTTAATTAAACCAGTACAAAGGTTACCCAGTATTAGTTTGTTATTAAACGGCAAGTATATGTACTTATTAAAGTTATTATCTCTTCTGTACGACAATCGTTTGTGGCATAGTGTTATCCCACGGTTGATACTTTTATCTAATACTTGATCATTATTAGTCATCATGTATTTACGGTTGTCCATTGTAGTCAACACTCTGCCATACATATGCATTTCATGCGAGTGAATCGAAGTCGATACTCGATTGTAGATTTAACAATTGCCGACTATAATTGATGCTTATACCGAACGAGTTAAATAATTAAGatagtaataaattttgtatagtaattaatatttttacatattaatgtTTTGCAGATATCCTTAaacatacaaataaaaataatccagATCATAGCGCTTTGGAGTTATCAATTAGCAGTATTAAAGAAGTTATGACCTATATAAACGAGGATAAAAGAAAAACTGAAGGTCAATTGGttatgtttgatatttttaacgaaattgaCAACTGTCCACCGCATTTAGTTTCTTCACACCGATCATTTATTGGCAAATGTGATGTGATGGAACTTGGTGAGGGTCTAAGTGGACGTGGGGATCATTTAGTTTTGTTTTTGTTTACCGATACTCTCGAAATATGCAAGAAAAGGTCAAAGgcttttaattcattaaaaagtCCTAATACAGCAAATGGATTGCATACAACTAAACTAAGTCAAGGGAAACCCTATAAACATATTAAGATGTTATCACTTAGTACGATAAAAAAGGTTGTTGATATTCGAGAAACGGATGGTAAGTTTATAACGAACAATATTATAAACTAATAATGAACTAAATTGTGTTTAAACATGTaatagatataaatttcttatttttatttttattgtaattctttttattttataaaaaaaacatgattacaaaatttataacaCTATCAAATATTTCGTACGTGTaaagatttataaaatgtttgtgAAGAGTTTGAAATGTATATGTTAAATAAAGTAAAGTAGAgcaaatatgaaaaatacacttttggttttatgtatattatttctaGAATGTCATAAAGTGTTTGCTTTAATGGTGAGAAGTAATCAAGAGTTaaaggaaaaattattttcatttacaattacTGATGAGGAAGTAAATAAGACAAATTATTTACGAACCTTGTGTAGACAAATGGCTAATACAGTGTGTAAAGCTGATGCGGTAAGTTTTAGTATTCATCTtgcttatatattattattgtttgcaGCTTATTAGTaatagtatttttatttctatatttgcaGGATACGTTCCTGATAAGTCTTGATTCGCATCAACTTGAAATTGACACAAGCGACGTAGCATTAGGAACATTAAGTAAAGCATTTAAGTAAGTAGTTGAAACTTAATTGGTACCTGTCGTATATCGTTAACATCGCATATGATCGTATCTCTCTTATAACTGTAAGTCcgttttttattgtaaaaaaaaattgaaagaaattatatcgtaaatgaaatattatttaagataaaaatgGTGTTTGTAGATATGATAAAAATAGTACTTACAGTTTTTTGTAGAGAAGCACTTTTAAAAGATGATTTTCTCATATAAAtagattaaagaaatttattagatataagaatgataaatatataattaattagtattatGCTCCTAGAATAGCTTAGCTTATAATATACTTTTTTGCATTGCTATTAAGTTTTGCTGAACTATAGTACACATATTCACATAGAATCTtcttattatattcatatttaggATATGCTAAAAATAAGACCTTTGCGTGTTCTATATCTGTATTATATGTTATACAAAAATTGGTATGAATCTATTCGATAAAGTAGacatttttatagaaaagatATGCATATTTGTAAAGGGGAAGATTTATCAGTCGTTCTAAACTGTTTTTCTCCTGTATTGCATGTTAACAAAAAATAATGGGGCGACGACTCGTTTGGTTGCAGGAGcctatttcataatttttaccTGGAGTATATGGACCCGTATGTGTTCCTACTCAATAGCATGTGTGAAACCACGTTACATGTCCCACTACCGTCAGTTTTCGCACCAGGctgattatctttttttttttttactcgcTTTGGTCCTTTTTTCCCTGcttgtttaaataaatcaatCTCACTCTTTagtgtaaaaatatagaaaattaaataacttcACAAAAAATTTTACCAGTTCAAGcataatattgaatattatcaGCCTGTTTAAAATCATTAATAtgcgattaaaatatttaatatctatctATTTGACCCCTCGatgatttcatattttatacgaaCATCAGACTTTCTACATgttgattaataaaataataatacatattagtGATTACACTGAATGGCATTTTAGCTTTAAattgtttgttatttatttgtatgtaATCTCCTTAGGATTTGTAATAGCTTTTATGGTACAACAAAATCCTAAATTAAGATAGCACTACTGACTGTGATATAGCGATATTTACGATCGTATGCAGTATTTACGTTTTTCAATAGACATTGAACCAAGGTAAAGATACATTTTATATGACTTGACTAAGTTTACAGTTTCTTAGTTTCCTAAGTTTCGATATACGTAAATTGCTGCatattaaattatgttttattaattataatattggaccaagaaagatatattttttagtgAGTAATGAATGTAAATAGTTACTATTTATACAGTTAAGTTTCCATTTTTCTTAGTCGTTAAGGGGTTAAATTTTCAGCACCACCTACTTAGTGGTTCAAGTTTTAGTATTTAATTATGTATgattaatgaattttaattactttttttattttataagccataaaagattttaataatttggaAAGACTCTGTAACCTCGCAATTAAGCCCTATTTATTACTCTtacatttgtaatatagatttaTAGTTGTGATGTAATACTTCAGCATGaacagaataaaaaattactataattCAATTTTTGCATGCTCATTAGTAACTATTATGGTGTAATATTTACTTGAACTGGTTTATTACGGTTTGGGATTTTATTTAAGTTCGCTAATTCCTTTGTttgcttgaaaatttattttcctccatttaattatatattatatataattactatattattgaAAGAAGTCATTTTAGTTTATGTGGTTGAGTAAACTgttaaaggaaaataaaatttcaatatcgcTTTTGTTTTTTGTCcaaatgtttaaatttaaatgagtCTGTAACAACTGTTTTTCTTCAGGTTCGCATCTCGTACTCGGATGAAAGTTGGCAGGGCGTTTAGTTTTAATAAAACTCCAAGCAAATTAAAGAGAGCAATGTCAACAATGATGTCGCCATTCGGATCCACTAACAGCCTTACCCCGGCGAGTCAACAACTTGCACAGATGCGGCTTGCTAGTTGCAACAATATTAACGTTAGTTGACAGTTTATTATCGCatgcatttttctttattatatgcttatgctgtttcttttttttttttctccttattTACTTTCATTTCACGACAGGAGATTGTTGTCTCTTTCATATTGATCTGTTCATATTGAAATGAGTTCAAtatattaatcaaattttttttttatatatatatataatattaacgcGTTCAATTTCGAATTGCACGTCCTATATCTATCGCTTTTATAGAAGTTTGCTTGAATGCATAATTGTAAAATCATTTTGCcgtttacaatattttcttcttgTGTATAtctctataaaaatattatgtaaatatctgATATTATAACATTGaaacaatttatttcatcttttattttcattattttaagaCATTTATGCAGATATTGGAGGAGattaatttattgtatatacaACATAATACATCATTTTCTTATATTCATCTTAATTTGTTGTTCTATttggttttttattttatgagatACGTTAATTCATCCATAATGTGTGCGAATTATGTCCTTTTCACGATATTTGTTTTTTACTTATGCGGAAATAACGTTAGTGGATAAATTTGTATACTCTATCACGTAAGTATACCGTATTGCGTTTATTTTATTGGATATTAGTTAAATATGATAATATTGAAGTGCTTACTAATATTCGCTCTAGAATATATAGgaaatattaatacaatttaacgtctCCTCTCGTGAAAGGGAGTAGAGAGGAGGGTTACTAGAATTTTACTTTCAACAGATAAAATTCCTTTTAGGAATGTGACGCCACACAGTGTTTCGACTGGATCAAAATACTTCGTGTCACAAATTAAATAGAGAAACTTAATTTTATGCTATTCATGATTAAGACGGTTCTCTTAAAATGGATTCTAGAAAagctaaaaatttatatttttattaagttaaCTTTGCCCTATTAGAGGCATTTTGTATTAACTgagattttcttttcctttttttttttttgttactgcTTACATATATCTATCACGTGCTATACAGATCAACAAGGCTGGAAtcctttcattttctttgtttggttttttttttgtaaaatatatttgcaatgaGAAAAAAGTATGAAGTATTTTTTCTTCATGATACCTACAAACTTGCATGATGTTATTTTTCATATGAAAGTATCTTTCTTATTCTCTATTAGTTTTGCTTCCAGTGtgaattaaatgtttaaatgtttaaattgtTTTGTTTACTCAATGTGATTAATGTAAAATCAGTATTGTTTTAATCCCTCCTGgtattgtatatatgtacagaaaaattgtatatataaataggATAAATGGATATTCGTGTGTCTTTCCAGGAGCTGGGTAATGGTGGTTCAGGCTCGCCATCTAGAGATGATGTTCTAGTAGCACCTATGTCGGTTCAACCGACACGAAAGGCCAAATGCAGTTCCCTCAGTATGGCTTCGTTAAGAAGGTTGTAATTAGTATATCAGAAAtgatgcaatttttcttttttgctatCATTGCATAACTATGTTTGATCAACTTGCCTATTGTTTATGTGCCTTAAACTCTCTTCACTTTATGTTTAGTGTTGAAaaacatttacatatacatatatgcgagATCCTTATACGTAAATAATATATCATACATTGGTATGTTCATTCATGAATGTAAAGACTGGATTGAAATTTCtagtgttatatatatatatatatatatatatgtttagcGCAATGCAAAGTTTACCATTACTAAATACAATGCATGTAAATGTGTCGTGAAAATTTCGTCGTTTCAGAAATATTCAAACGGAAATTTGTGGATACTTGTTATAATTTACGTAATGGATTGAAATACTCATATTGGTTAAGGCGAGCTTAAAGGCGACCATAATGTATAGCACAATTTGCATATTTTGCAAAAACTGTGCTGCATTTACAATCACTTTGATTCTATGTTCTTCGCTAGTATCCGTGCTtgtaatgtatatatacgtTTTTGTGAAAAGAATTCATTTATATCGTTCGTTGCAGTCCATGCTGTACCAAATGTTCGCCACTGTTCCGTTCTTTAAGGCTAAGATCATTCATAAGTACCTAGTTTTACTTTAAAGTATTGTCAAAATGATACTAATAATTGTGCCTATTTAGTGCCTGTAGCATTAATTAGGTGgttaacatttataataatttaatatttagctTAACTAAtgcatatttatttaacaatattagatttttattctttacatttttatgcTGATTTGCTGCAGGGCAACTTCGCTTGCTATATTTTCCGATTTAGAATACTTTTATCTATTATTTgtcattaataatttttttcatcGTACTTTTCCACCAACTCGgttaataatatttcgaaatctTAGTAAATTTATTCCATGTTAGATAcaatatgaaatacaaaattagaAGCATACTTGACTTTTATTTGTAAGAAAGAGTTGGTGTATTTATCTAAGctttatatatatgtttccATAGTATAGTCTTTTTGACCTTACTTTATTTATCCTCCAGAAATTGTTCAGAGGAAGTCATGCAGGACAAATCCGATCTTTGAAGTGCAGGGCATGAGTAGTGTGCAACAATACCATACTTTTTTCTTTGGGATCAGTAAAAtgtttatgtgaaaatataaagtatatgaatATTGTTGCAAAGATATATCTTTGCAATACGATTTAAGTATTAATCTTCAAAATTCAGGAAATAGTAAAATGTCCGTACAAAGGGTAAATGCGGAAGAGCACATTTATAAACTTCAGCAAATGAATACAAAATTTGTCATGTGCCAATAGAAAAACCGTAAGGAATTTTACAAAAAAGGAATTGTACATTGCCAATTATTCTTTAAgcaattttataaacatatattaacgatatacgttacctAATACCATATTAATCGTTAACTTTTATCTATCATActtgcataattaaataatcttGTCTTAGAAGGACAAACGAAATTAAGATAAAGTAAGggaaaacatttatattttcagtggtatataatataaattttattattatatacattttattagaaTTGAAAGTACGAATATCAATTTTGTGCCATTTAATCTTGTTCTGTAAAATATACTCAGAACTTATTGAAGTGCCTGAAGATAATATGTCGtttttaaaattgaagataattcgtcatttttaaaattaaagaaatgtaatgctaatctattaaattaacattaacagtacattttttttttgttcaactGTCATGTCTTGTATCATTGCAGTTATAAACCATGAATATGAATTGTATAACTACGGCTATACTGTCTTTAGTTTATTGTGTTTGTTCTTATCCAATTTAAATCTTTCTGATTGTAGCTTTTTTAAACGATCCATAATGTCGAAATTGAATTGAACTGTACATGATACAATATCACTGGAAATCTAGAAAATCGAATTTAGAATAACAATACAGTATAatgtttttatctttttcttgctaagaatataattgtattataataaagTCAAAAGATGTGGtaaaagaaaagtaagaaacgtatatcaatatatatatatatatatatattgatatatatttttttaaaacaacAGACTTTAGATTATACATATGTTTATAAAAAGCCATAGTTTAttaggattaaattattacagACCTGTCCACCGATAAGACGCTTAATGCTATGAGTTTCCCTCATTCGTAGTAAAGTTGAAGATTGTTTACTAGCTTTGAAGTGAAGGGAatgatgtaaaatttaaaattcgttaaaaGCATTGATATTGGTCACATGCTTTTCACATACCAGCGTTTCTTAATATAAACCTACGGCCATCATCGtagttttataatgaaattatgGAATAGGAAACGTGTTTTGATACATGTGTCAGACCGCGGGCAGGTCTGCATTactattacttttttttatcaatttacgCTTATTGTAGTTGCTGactttatcaaatttatattacgATGTATAGTTGGTTACTTAGGTTGCAAAATATGCTATTGTTTgaactatataaatatttatattcttatcaaatataaaatattacgttaattGATCGTAGATGTGAAGTATTTGTATAATcgattatacatattttcaagTATAACAATTTTCTATTGTGATCTGTATCATAAagcttttaaaaaaaatttcgttTTCAAACATCGTAGATATCATCTAAATATAGACATCATATAAAGACAGAGTACTGGTTCAAACATGGAAATCACGATCTTTTATGTTGCAATCTTTTAAAGTGTACAATGGTTGTTTTTAAGAaacatattgtaatattatacttaagaATGTGATCTATTcatattatacaaaaaatatttataaatattccaaCTGTGCGAGTAgtttatgaaatgaaatatcgtaAGATTTGGAAGACATTTACTTTAGTAGGTGAAGAAAGAACAAATTAATCCTGTCTCAAGTAGATATTTCTTCAATTAAGGAAGGTTTCAAAGGTTCTTTTCGCTTGATTAGTTATTCAGTTACAAATAAAGGTTGTGg is a window of Bombus terrestris chromosome 17, iyBomTerr1.2, whole genome shotgun sequence DNA encoding:
- the LOC100648074 gene encoding protein ECT2 isoform X5; this translates as MEEQSVHSSISDINSEEAVRSEPLIIPRKKRICLIGAAGDDPALGAAAQQFSVPVLKSETGLEHVEDTSYCTYFILKKFEGPEYDALHKSAHRILGPTALLQLAEKKDSLPSITRPMYTQAMVGTVVVFTGFRKKDELTKLINMIHNMGGSIRKEMGAKVTHLIANCCGGDKYRYAVTFRVPIMSMEWVTALWNAKDDISSYGNNEELITTYKLKPFFGAKVCFFGFPDEEKRHMCEVLQQQGGESTEIDDPNCTHVVTDLGSHQYKNSNNTFDTLPYTKNPNHISYPYLKTKPFSFSFYNPYTNTIPNTKLINSSHTFHFNNTNLTKKLSTRRFSHCFCSNVPQHFEFQENKCAYSILNDISQDSAICMDDNLYDYPSLSDESFMSEFSIGRADSGVSMSNVIQTNDVNALQESNFPVTSTMLDMHSISLSTSSSFLCNDKRIKNNMFNAFSNYNTGNKNVCTQQGLYNFNSSTLCKKKVTQHVNKQYSARKTNLLQFCKNTQCARNSFFFNRKIISPKRYIKWRKAKSCITIHKICSLEKFKLKRMHSHPNLLRQHDLELNDSLLYDSSIPMTKNKGFLSTCKLNSSILSKLSHLNFSPMLKQHVVINPCKQIPEIYQKQKYTPLPSPLPIPAKVAKLSTSEYGSRSSFASDESYLNMSSKSCILKDDHIKLDKQKDKPLSLVVDESNVNALPDLASVRAHIVKAEWFWTSVQNEGAADEKEYLFEDYLESVLSPTVSVRRDSQQAATPSTASTRRKRKRLAETLSSLVQNGADSPALHKRRSSISDAGHLSVSGSFLDCTTSPDKPLLDDIPEVEAVNTDTSRKNLSPRHQVFLELVQTESNYVGILSTIMTLFKSPLEDLIDTTGELLNCTEAKIIFGNFPPIYEVHKKMLEELRYSTTHWMEDNSIGNIFLKFAPDLVKAYPPYVNFFENTKEMLDQCDQNKPRFHAFLKVCQTKPECGRQSLKELLIKPVQRLPSISLLLNDILKHTNKNNPDHSALELSISSIKEVMTYINEDKRKTEGQLVMFDIFNEIDNCPPHLVSSHRSFIGKCDVMELGEGLSGRGDHLVLFLFTDTLEICKKRSKAFNSLKSPNTANGLHTTKLSQGKPYKHIKMLSLSTIKKVVDIRETDECHKVFALMVRSNQELKEKLFSFTITDEEVNKTNYLRTLCRQMANTVCKADADTFLISLDSHQLEIDTSDVALGTLSKAFKSLFHNFYLEYMDPYVFLLNSMCETTLHVPLPFASRTRMKVGRAFSFNKTPSKLKRAMSTMMSPFGSTNSLTPASQQLAQMRLASCNNINECDATQCFDWIKILRVTN